A stretch of Ectothiorhodospiraceae bacterium BW-2 DNA encodes these proteins:
- a CDS encoding phosphoglucosamine mutase, which translates to MSRDYFGTDGIRGRVGEYPITPDFALHLGWAVGQVMAQKGERKVVIGKDTRISGYMFESALEAGLAAAGVTVMLLGPMPTPAIAYLTRTLGADAGIVISASHNPYHDNGIKFFSREGMKLADSVEMEIEAALKRPLRCVSSEKLGKAYRIDDAPGRYIEFCKGTFPYRFDLRGFTLVIDSAHGATYHIAPSVFTELGATVIPLGVEPNGLNINVDAGSTEPQALIEAVRHHRADMGIAFDGDGDRVLFVDGDGRLIDGDELLYILAVHGKQRPEGVVGTLMTNLGVERALQQQGVVMARAAVGDRYVLELLQQRQWHLGAEGSGHIIDLSKTTTGDGIVAALQVLAVLVSRQLTLAQALAGVERYPQQLCNVKLGTAAAEIMQSPALQQAVAAAEEALAGRGRVLLRPSGTEPLLRVMVEGEEWGRVVWGVVEGL; encoded by the coding sequence ATGAGCAGAGACTATTTTGGTACCGATGGCATTCGGGGGCGGGTGGGTGAGTATCCGATTACCCCCGATTTTGCCCTCCATTTAGGTTGGGCAGTCGGGCAGGTGATGGCGCAAAAAGGGGAACGGAAGGTCGTTATCGGCAAAGATACCCGTATCTCCGGCTATATGTTTGAGTCGGCGCTGGAGGCGGGGTTGGCGGCAGCTGGGGTGACGGTGATGCTGCTAGGGCCGATGCCGACTCCGGCGATCGCCTATCTCACCCGTACCCTCGGCGCGGATGCGGGCATTGTGATTAGCGCCTCGCATAACCCCTATCACGATAATGGCATTAAATTTTTTTCGCGTGAGGGGATGAAGCTGGCCGATAGTGTCGAGATGGAGATTGAGGCGGCGCTAAAGCGACCGCTGCGCTGTGTGAGCTCGGAAAAGCTGGGTAAGGCCTATCGCATCGATGACGCCCCCGGGCGCTATATCGAGTTCTGTAAAGGGACTTTTCCCTATCGCTTCGATCTGCGCGGTTTCACCTTGGTCATCGATTCGGCCCATGGGGCGACCTACCATATCGCGCCGAGTGTCTTCACTGAGCTTGGGGCTACGGTGATTCCGTTAGGTGTCGAGCCTAATGGGCTCAATATCAATGTCGATGCCGGTTCAACCGAGCCGCAAGCGCTCATTGAGGCGGTGCGACACCATCGAGCCGATATGGGGATCGCGTTTGATGGCGATGGCGACAGGGTGCTGTTTGTCGATGGTGATGGGCGGCTAATCGATGGCGATGAGCTGCTCTATATTTTGGCGGTGCATGGTAAACAGCGGCCTGAGGGTGTGGTCGGTACTCTAATGACCAATTTAGGGGTAGAGAGGGCGCTACAGCAGCAGGGGGTTGTCATGGCCCGCGCGGCAGTTGGAGACCGCTATGTGTTGGAGCTGTTACAGCAGCGGCAGTGGCACTTAGGGGCGGAGGGGTCGGGGCATATTATCGATCTCTCTAAAACCACTACCGGTGATGGTATTGTGGCGGCACTACAGGTGCTAGCGGTATTGGTGAGTCGGCAGTTGACGCTGGCGCAGGCGCTTGCGGGGGTAGAGAGGTATCCGCAGCAGCTATGCAATGTCAAATTAGGTACCGCCGCAGCCGAGATTATGCAGAGCCCCGCACTACAGCAGGCGGTGGCCGCGGCGGAAGAGGCGCTAGCGGGTCGGGGACGGGTGCTATTGCGTCCATCGGGGACTGAGCCGCTATTGCGGGTGATGGTCGAGGGGGAGGAGTGGGGGAGAGTGGTGTGGGGGGTGGTGGAAGGGTTGTAG
- a CDS encoding rhodanese-like domain-containing protein, whose product MKHFNDLIAECLTEVDELFPWDLEERLSLDNAPFLLDVREPEEYRQLHIPGSINAPRGILETCCEWDYEETIPELVEARDREVVVICRSGNRSVLAAHTLQRMGYKKVISLKTGIRGWNDYEQPLVDQTEQPVAIEQADEILRSRIRPEQRRPPL is encoded by the coding sequence ATGAAACACTTCAACGATCTCATTGCCGAATGTCTGACCGAAGTTGACGAACTCTTTCCTTGGGATCTGGAAGAGCGACTTAGCCTAGACAACGCCCCCTTTCTACTCGATGTGCGTGAGCCGGAGGAGTATCGGCAGCTCCACATTCCCGGCTCAATTAACGCCCCTCGGGGGATCCTCGAAACCTGCTGCGAATGGGATTATGAAGAGACCATTCCCGAGCTAGTCGAAGCACGCGACCGAGAGGTAGTCGTCATCTGCCGCTCCGGTAACCGCAGCGTCCTAGCCGCCCACACCCTACAACGAATGGGGTATAAAAAAGTGATCTCTTTAAAAACCGGCATTCGCGGCTGGAACGACTACGAACAGCCCCTAGTCGATCAGACTGAGCAACCGGTCGCTATTGAACAAGCCGATGAGATCCTCCGCTCCCGTATCCGCCCTGAACAGCGTCGCCCCCCCCTTTAA
- a CDS encoding RNA-binding transcriptional accessory protein: MATIAKSLATELAVHINQVAAAIALLDEGATVPFIARYRKEATGGLDDTQLRHLSERLGYLRELEARRQTILKSIESQQKLTPALQQALESASSKTELEDLYLPYKPKRRTKAHIAREAGLEPLAQQLWQRPESLPEQAAVPFIDADKGVESAKAALDGARQILMEQWAEEATLVAELRQLLWQEGVVIAKGIDESVVEGKFADYADYHQAVAEIPPHRLLALFRGQSEGALTISLELSTDRDLALGEMGKAEAVVARHVGFKPQQRPADSWLQESIRWCWRVKLATRLETDIMSQLREGAEGAAIEVFARNLKDLLLAAPAGHRPTMGLDPGFRTGVKVAVVDGTGKLLETVTIYPHVPQRQWDSSLAQLKRLAERHRVELVSIGNGTASRETEKLVAELLQRYPQLNLTKVVVSEAGASVYSASELAANEFPKLDVSLRGAVSIARRLQDPLAELVKIDPKSIGVGQYQHDVASTRLQRALVAVVEDCVNGVGVDINTASTALLSHVAGLNGALAANVVEFRDGNGPFRSRQQLLKVPRLGPKAFEQCAGFLRILGGDNPLDASAVHPEAYPIVERIIAKTGRSIAQLLGAKELLGQLAANDFIDDRFGEPTVRDIIGELEKPGRDPRPEFRTASFKEGIETLADLKPEMILEGVVTNVTHFGAFVDVGVHQDGLVHISMLADKFVKDPHEVVKAGEIVKVKVVEVDVARKRIALSMRLQEPRPTEKSNGRGRSRQTSAPTAPTPSGSAAAGAMAEAFRRAAKG; the protein is encoded by the coding sequence TTGGCAACCATTGCAAAGAGCTTAGCAACCGAGTTAGCTGTTCATATTAACCAGGTGGCGGCGGCGATAGCGCTGCTCGATGAGGGGGCGACTGTCCCCTTTATCGCCCGTTATCGTAAAGAGGCTACCGGTGGGCTGGATGATACCCAGCTACGCCATCTCAGTGAGCGGCTTGGTTATCTACGAGAGCTGGAGGCGCGGCGGCAGACGATCTTAAAGTCGATTGAGTCGCAGCAGAAGCTCACGCCAGCACTACAGCAGGCGCTAGAGTCGGCCTCAAGTAAGACTGAGCTAGAAGATCTCTACCTCCCCTATAAACCGAAGCGGCGAACTAAAGCGCACATCGCGCGGGAGGCGGGGTTAGAGCCGCTGGCGCAGCAGCTATGGCAGCGGCCAGAGAGTCTGCCTGAGCAGGCAGCCGTGCCCTTTATTGATGCCGATAAGGGGGTGGAGAGTGCGAAGGCCGCGCTCGATGGCGCTAGGCAGATCTTAATGGAGCAGTGGGCCGAAGAGGCGACGCTAGTCGCTGAGCTGCGCCAGCTACTATGGCAGGAGGGGGTGGTTATTGCCAAGGGGATCGATGAGTCGGTCGTGGAGGGGAAGTTTGCCGACTATGCCGATTATCACCAAGCGGTGGCCGAGATCCCCCCCCACCGACTGTTGGCGCTGTTTCGTGGGCAGAGTGAGGGGGCGTTAACCATTAGCCTTGAACTGAGCACGGATCGCGATCTGGCGCTAGGTGAGATGGGAAAAGCTGAGGCGGTTGTGGCTCGCCATGTTGGCTTTAAGCCGCAGCAGCGCCCCGCCGATAGCTGGCTACAGGAGAGTATCCGCTGGTGCTGGCGGGTTAAGCTCGCGACCCGTTTAGAGACCGATATTATGAGCCAGCTTCGTGAAGGTGCCGAGGGGGCAGCGATTGAGGTCTTTGCCCGTAATCTTAAAGATCTGCTCTTAGCGGCCCCAGCCGGTCATCGGCCAACGATGGGGCTCGATCCTGGGTTTCGTACCGGAGTGAAGGTGGCGGTGGTCGATGGTACGGGTAAGTTACTGGAGACCGTGACTATCTACCCCCATGTCCCGCAACGGCAGTGGGATAGCTCGCTAGCGCAGCTTAAACGGCTCGCTGAGCGCCATCGGGTGGAGCTGGTGAGTATCGGTAATGGTACCGCCTCCCGCGAGACCGAGAAGCTGGTGGCCGAGCTGCTGCAGCGCTATCCGCAGCTTAACTTAACTAAGGTGGTGGTGAGTGAGGCGGGGGCATCGGTCTATTCGGCCTCAGAGTTAGCGGCAAATGAGTTTCCTAAGCTCGATGTCTCGCTGCGAGGGGCGGTCTCTATCGCTCGCAGGCTGCAAGATCCGCTTGCCGAACTAGTCAAGATCGATCCTAAGTCGATTGGGGTGGGGCAGTATCAGCACGATGTAGCCTCGACTCGGCTACAGCGGGCATTGGTGGCGGTGGTCGAAGATTGTGTCAATGGGGTCGGGGTCGATATTAATACCGCGTCAACGGCGCTGTTGAGCCATGTCGCGGGGCTCAATGGGGCGTTGGCGGCCAATGTGGTCGAGTTCCGTGACGGCAACGGCCCGTTTCGTAGCCGACAACAGCTCCTTAAGGTGCCGCGACTGGGCCCGAAGGCGTTTGAGCAGTGTGCCGGTTTTTTGCGCATCCTTGGGGGGGATAATCCGCTCGATGCCTCGGCTGTCCATCCTGAGGCCTATCCTATCGTGGAGCGAATTATTGCCAAAACGGGTCGCTCAATCGCGCAGTTACTCGGTGCTAAAGAGCTGTTAGGTCAGTTAGCGGCGAACGATTTTATCGATGATCGCTTTGGTGAGCCGACGGTGCGCGACATTATTGGCGAGCTAGAGAAGCCGGGGCGCGATCCTCGCCCCGAATTTCGCACCGCTAGTTTTAAAGAGGGGATCGAGACGCTAGCGGATCTGAAACCGGAGATGATTCTGGAGGGGGTGGTGACCAATGTGACCCACTTTGGTGCCTTTGTCGATGTCGGAGTCCATCAGGATGGGTTAGTCCATATTTCGATGCTAGCCGATAAATTTGTGAAAGATCCGCATGAGGTGGTTAAGGCGGGCGAAATTGTCAAAGTGAAGGTGGTGGAGGTCGATGTGGCTCGTAAGCGTATCGCGCTCTCTATGCGGCTCCAAGAGCCGCGCCCGACTGAGAAGAGCAACGGGCGGGGTCGCTCTCGTCAGACCAGTGCACCAACTGCGCCAACGCCGAGCGGCAGTGCGGCCGCCGGGGCGATGGCTGAGGCGTTTCGTCGCGCCGCGAAGGGGTAG
- a CDS encoding peptidyl-prolyl cis-trans isomerase, with translation MLHQLRYFGLLILLLWAPLSQAETIKVVLTTNLGEMMIELYPDKAPKTVANFLNYVDSGFYEGTIFHRVIDDFMVQGGGYSADFAKKPTQAAIENEADNGLRNIIGTVAMARTGDPHSATSQFFINVANNSFLDFREKSPRAWGYAVFGRVVKGMSTLEAIKSTPTGAKGPFSKDVPLSTVTIESIQRLQE, from the coding sequence ATGTTACACCAACTACGATATTTTGGGTTGTTGATTCTGCTACTATGGGCACCTTTGTCACAGGCAGAGACGATTAAGGTCGTCCTAACAACCAACCTAGGCGAGATGATGATTGAGCTCTATCCCGATAAAGCACCAAAAACGGTCGCTAACTTTCTTAACTATGTCGATAGCGGCTTCTATGAGGGGACGATTTTTCACCGCGTCATTGATGATTTTATGGTTCAAGGGGGTGGTTACAGCGCCGATTTTGCCAAAAAACCGACCCAAGCGGCTATCGAAAACGAGGCCGACAACGGCCTGCGCAATATTATCGGCACCGTGGCGATGGCCAGAACGGGTGACCCCCACTCCGCAACGAGCCAATTTTTTATTAATGTCGCCAATAACAGCTTTCTCGACTTCAGAGAAAAGAGCCCTAGAGCGTGGGGCTATGCCGTTTTTGGACGGGTCGTTAAGGGGATGAGCACCCTTGAGGCGATCAAGTCCACCCCTACCGGCGCTAAAGGGCCATTTAGCAAAGATGTCCCCCTTAGTACGGTGACCATTGAATCGATTCAACGACTGCAGGAGTAA
- a CDS encoding DUF2939 domain-containing protein, with amino-acid sequence MPLELLIDAKLMESIVMVKKVIILVIIVALVAVATFVAGPFLAAKELQQGLEQRDAARLDPVIDYPQLRQNIKAQLKQRLDEKLKSSQAQSHPLALLGAALAGRLADGVIDAYVTPEGLASAIQGVEPLSAPDSSGGEPSASGEATQPPLFDQITFGFNSLEQFTIDAVNSRGQHLQLILQRQGYLRWRLINILLPKT; translated from the coding sequence GTGCCGCTTGAGTTATTGATTGATGCGAAACTTATGGAGTCAATTGTGATGGTTAAAAAAGTGATCATTTTAGTCATAATCGTGGCGCTGGTGGCGGTGGCTACCTTTGTCGCCGGCCCCTTTTTGGCGGCAAAAGAGCTGCAGCAGGGGCTAGAGCAGCGCGATGCGGCGAGGCTTGATCCGGTCATCGACTATCCGCAGTTACGGCAAAATATCAAAGCTCAGCTAAAGCAGCGGCTAGATGAGAAGCTAAAGAGCAGTCAGGCTCAGAGTCATCCACTGGCTCTATTGGGGGCGGCTCTGGCGGGACGGTTAGCCGATGGGGTTATTGATGCCTATGTCACCCCCGAGGGGTTAGCCAGTGCCATTCAGGGGGTGGAGCCGCTATCGGCTCCCGATAGTTCGGGGGGGGAGCCGTCAGCGAGTGGGGAGGCGACGCAGCCACCGCTGTTTGATCAGATAACCTTCGGTTTTAACTCGCTAGAGCAGTTTACCATTGATGCGGTGAATAGTCGTGGTCAGCATCTGCAACTTATTTTGCAGCGCCAGGGCTATCTTCGCTGGCGTTTAATTAATATTTTATTGCCTAAAACATAA
- a CDS encoding S24 family peptidase, which yields MRQPYYVAAFDDHAVPAEESGAEPLFDSGSCEKAEPYVLMVMGNSMEPEFNDGDIIVIEPSHPYVDGSYVIAWHKGEYIFRQLHIRGEAFWLHPLNSHFADEPLSGAQAIKGVITQKKSPGGRRMRKSYV from the coding sequence ATGAGGCAACCCTACTATGTCGCCGCGTTCGATGACCACGCGGTACCGGCCGAAGAGAGTGGCGCCGAGCCGCTGTTTGATAGCGGTAGTTGTGAAAAGGCGGAGCCCTATGTGCTCATGGTGATGGGCAATAGTATGGAGCCGGAGTTTAACGATGGCGATATTATCGTGATCGAACCGAGCCACCCCTATGTCGATGGCAGCTATGTTATCGCTTGGCATAAGGGGGAGTATATCTTTCGCCAGCTACATATTCGAGGGGAGGCGTTTTGGCTCCACCCCTTAAATTCCCACTTTGCCGATGAGCCGTTAAGTGGCGCTCAGGCGATTAAGGGGGTGATTACCCAGAAGAAGAGTCCGGGGGGGCGCAGAATGCGCAAAAGCTATGTCTAA